AATGGCACCCTGGATTGCAGCAAGGTTCGTCAACTCCTGCACGCTCAGTCCGGAAACGACGCTGCGCTCGTCCAGCTTGGCGTCCGTGGTTGCATGGTCATCCTGCTTTTTCACGAGCAGCCAGTGGTTCGCCTCGCTGCGGTTGCCCCGCGCGCCCGTGTGAATCAGCCCGAAGCGCCCAGAGAGCTTGAAGCCGGAGAGACTGAAGTCGATCTTGCCGCGCTCGATCCCCTGTTCGGCGGTCCCCTCCAAGTACGTCACTCGCCCCAGGTCCCAGATAATCATCCCGCCCGCGCCGTAGTTGCCTTCGGGGATCACTGCCTCGAAGTCGAGATACGACAGTGGGTGATCCTCGGTGTTGACGGCGAGGCGCTTGTCCGCGGGATCCAAGCTCGGGCCCTTGGGCACCGCGAAGCTCATCAACACGCCGCCCACCTCGATGCGCAGGTCGAAGTGCTGGCGGGTCGCATCGTGCAGGTGCACGACGAAGCGCCCAGAGCGTGTGGCGCCCGATCTGCGCTCCTGTTCAGCGTCGAAGGGTTCGTTGGTAGTGAGCGGGTCGCGCTTGTCGCGGTAGCTGCGGCTCTTCTGCGTGGTCCCACGCTGTACGGACGTTCCCGCCGTCTCTGGCGGCGCGGCTGACCCGCTCCGCTTTTTCGTCGAAACCTTCCGTGTTGGCACGCCCGACCGCTAGCATACGATCATGGGAGCCCGCGCCATTGCTTCTGGGACGATTTCTTTCGGGTTGGTCGCCATCCCGGTGAAGCTGTACACGGCTGCGTCGAGTGAGCAGGCCCGTTTCAACATGCTGCACGAGAAGTGCGGGGGGCGGCTGAAGATGCAGTTCTACTGCCCGACCGATGACGAAGTGGTCGAGCGCAAGGACACCGTCAAAGGCTACGAGTACGCAAAAGGACAGTTCGTTCGCTTCACGGAAGAAGAGCTGAAGAGCCTCGAGGCCGCGCGCTCGGGCAGCATGGAAATCGTGGAGTTCGTCCCACTCTCGGCGGTGGACTTCGTCCAGGTCGAGAAGTCCTACTACTTGGGCCCGGACAAGGGCGGCGACAAGCCCTATCGCCTGCTCAGTCAGTGCATGGTCAGCCAGGAAGTCGTCGCCGTCGGGCGCTGGTCGGCCCGCGGCAAGGAGCAGCTAGTGCTCATTCGACCCTTCGGCGAGGACGGCCTCATGCTGCATCAGCTGTACTACGCCAACGAAGTCCGCTCCTTCGCCGACATCGATACGGGCGCAGTGTTCGAGTTCTCGGATGCCGAGCGCGACCTGGCCAGCAAGCTCATTGCACAACTGACGCACGACGAGTTCGACGCCTCCCGCTACCGCGACACCTACGAGGAACGCGTCCGCACAGCAGTCGACGAGAAGGTGGCGGGCGCCGAGATCACGATCGCCCCCGAGGCTCCCAAGGCCAAGATCATCGACCTGTTCGAAGCCTTGAAGAAGAGTCTGTCCGAGGCACAAGCGGCAGGCGCCAACGATGAACTCCCGCCCCTCAAGCCCGTCAAGAAGGTGCGCACCAAGGCGGCCGAGGACGGCGAGAAGCGCACGAAGAAGAAGAAAGCGGCGCGGAGCTGAGCATGGCCGGGGCGGACGAGGACGACCCCGTCGTCCTCGAGATCGAGGACAGCATCGATCTGCACGGGTTCGAGCCGCGGGACATACCCAGCGTCGTGGTCAGCTACCTGGAGGCCGCGCGGGAAAAGGGACTCCACGAAGTGCGGCTGATTCATGGCAAGGGCAAAGGCGTGCAGCGCGCGCGAGTCCGTCAGGTGCTCGATGGTCTTTCCTGGGTGATCGAGTATCGCAACGCACCCGAAACCCGCGGCGGGTTCGGCGCTACCCTGGTCTGGCTAGAGCCCTAAGTCGCCGAGACCTGTGAGCTTTTCGCGGAAGGGGGGCAGCCCTGGCTCATGCTCGCGCCGTGGCTGCCGTTCAACCGTCTGGGATGCCCTGCATCGCAACACCGAACCAAGTTCCCTCCTTCGACGTCGAGAACCTCCTGCAGCAGCTCGCGGGCGACCGAGAGCTGATGCGGCTCATTCTCGAGACCTTCCGCAGCGAATGGCCGCGGAGATTGGCCGGGATTCGAGCCACCTTGGAGGGAGGCGACCAGAGCGCGCTGATCCGCCACGCCCACACCCTGAAAGGAAACGCGCGCCAGCTCTCGGCGGCCGAGGCCGCCGCCGCCAGCGCGCGGGTCGAGCACTTGGCACGCTCGGGCGCGCTCTGTTCGGGCTCCCCAGATCTAGACCAGTTGGAAGCAACGCTGCGCAGGTTGGACCAGGACATCTTGCGTGAGCTGGGTTCGAGTTGAGTTCGGCAGGATCAGATCCCGATGGCAATGAGACCAAGACCCACAGAAACACCGGCGAGGCCGGCGCAAGCTGCATCGCCCGAGGCGAATGTCGCAAGCACTTCTAGCAGGTCGCTGCTCGAGGCGGGCGTGCCCGGAATTCGGCGGAAGTTGCGAAACGGCGAAATCAGGACGGAAGGAACACTCGAGTTGAGACTAGGAGCAGTCACGTGAAGGTATTGATCGCCGACGACGACCCGATCACGCGCGCCGTACTGTCGCGGCGACTCGGTGCCTCGGGCTACCAGATCATCATGGTCGAGAGCGGCGATGCTGCGATGGCGATCCTGGAGTCGGACCCGGAGATCCGCATCGCGCTGCTGGACTGGGAAATGCCTGGAGCGTCGGGGGTCGATGTCTGCCGCTTCATCCGCGCGCAAGACCGCGACCACTACTGCTACGTGGTGCTCATCACCTCTCGCGACGAGAACGAAGACGTTCTGAACGGCCTGAACGCCGGAGCGGACGACTACGTGATGAAGCCGATCAACGCGGTGGTCCTCGAACTCCGCCTCAGGGCGGCCTGGCGCATGCTGAGCATGCAAGACGAGCTGTTGAGAGCGCGCGATGCCCTGCGCATCGAGGCCATGCATGACGCGCTGACGGGGCTGCTCAACCGCGGTGCGCTTCGCCGCGCCCTGGAGCAAGAGGTCGCGCGCGGCAACCGCTCCGGTCAGGCCGTCAGCGTCGTGCTCGCGGACGTCGATCTGTTCAAGCAGGTGAACGACACCCATGGCCACGCAGCCGGGGATGTCGTGCTGAAGAGCGTCGCTGATTGCCTGAAGGCAGGCGTCCGCGGCTACGATACCGTCGCGCGCTACGGCGGCGAGGAGTTCGTCGTGCTGCTGCCCGAATGCGAATGGCGCGGAGCATCGCGAGTGGCAGAGCGAGCGCGGGAATCCATCGAGGCGCTCCAGGTAGTGCTACCGCACACCACGATCAGCGTGACCTCGAGCTTTGGCGTCGCCTCGACGACCCAAGTGCGCGTGTCCGACGCGGCGGAGCTGGTCGCCGCTGCCGATCGTGCCCTGTATCGAGCCAAGCGCCGGGGCCGAAACCGCGTCGAGCTGGCGACCCCGGAGGACTTTCAGCGCATCGCACCGCTCAGCGGGGCGCCGATCCACGGTTGAGCGGGTCGCCAAGGCTGATCGAAAGTCGTAACCCACGACAGATCGGCGCAGGCCGAGGTTGAGCGGAGCGCCGGTTCACGCCCGAGAGGCATGCTGCCGCGCGAACGCGGTTTTCCATTGAATTCCAGGCGTTAGCCGCCTGTTGCTCGTGCCGACGGAGCCCGGGCGCGAGCAGTTTCTTGGCCCGAAGTTCGGGGGACGCCTATCCGAAGGGGGAGGCAACCCATGAACACGCGAAGCGCGACCCTGGTGGTGATCGAGTACGGAGCAAGTTGGCCGAAGTGGCTCGAACCCAGCAACGCCGGCTACCTGGCAGTCGTCGCACAACACTACGAGGGTGAACCCACGTCGCTCGTGGCTCAGGTCGCCAATCGCATCGCGCGCCTCGAGCTTCAGGGCTGGCAGCTGGGCACGACGGTCGTTGCCGTCAACACGCGCACCGACGCAGCGGCCTTTGCGGCGCGCAGCGTGCTTGCGCGCGGGCTGCTCGCACGCCTCGGTCGCCAGCGCCATGGAGAGCTGACGCTCACGGTGGAATCCGGCGCCAGTTCGCGCAGCTGTCAGGACCTCACTGGGCTGGCCGCAGCCCTCGACGGCGACGCGCTTCGTTCGGGGGTCGGGGTCAGCGTCCGCATCGGGAGCAACGCTCCGGTGCTGGGGGCTTCGACTTCGTTCGATGAACCCCAGCTCGCAATCGCCTGACCTGACCCGCTGAGCAGACCGAGTGGGACAGGTCAGGGTCAGGCGAGAGTCGTTCACTCGCTGAAGCAGGCGCCACGGGAGCAGCGGGCGCCCTCCGCGCAATCGTCGTCACTCTTGCAGCTGTCGTTGCAGGCTGCCACACCGCAAGCGTAGGCACCGCAGGACTTGACGGACACGTCACAAGCGCCAGCGCCGTTGCACGCGAAGCTCTCTTGCATTCCCTCGAAGCACGCAGGTGCCGCGCATTCGGCGTCGGGGTCACTGCCCGCCGCATGGGGAGCGCAGATCCCGAGCTGCCCCGGCAGGTTGCAGGCCTGGCACTCGCCGTCGCAGGCAGTCGTGCAGCAGACGCCGTCGGCGCAGCTTCCACTCTCGCACTCTGCGTCGCTGCTACAGGCCTGTCCCAAAGCCCCAGTTTCAGTCTCGACAACCCCCGCGGCGCCCTCACCCGGCTCGGTATCCGTGGCCGCGCTGCAGCCCCCCAAAGCGACCGCAGCCAACGTCAACGCCCCAAAAACCGCCTTCGAAACCAGGTTACGCATGACTTTCCTCCGTAGCAATGCGGCCTTCTCGGCACGGCCCGGGGTCAGTTGCGCAAAAAGGTGAACGGTCCGGATCTTCCGAACTTCCGTGCTGCCTGTGCCCTCTGATTCTTCTGCAGGCGCTATGCGCCAGGCGCTCGGGGAGGAATGGTCCCAGGCGAGCGCGTTCCGAGGGTCCCTTGGTCGAGGGCTTGCTCGGCGGCGTCGTAGTACTGCTCGGCTTGCTCCGGCGAGGAGCCAATGGCGGTCAGTCCGATCTTGCCGAACTGACTCACGGCGCCGAGCAAGTGGAACACGACACCGGTCTCGTTCCAGGGCTGGTAGTGGACGTCTTGCACCGCGGCGATGTCGAGCACGTCGTCAGGAAGGAGCCCCCGATAGTGTGGCTTCATCAGGTTGTCCGTGGACACGTAGAAGCGCGGCTCGCCGCGCCGCGTGATGTACAGCCCACTTTCCTCGTCGTACACGCCGTCGTTGAGCAACTTCAGCGTCATGATCGGATGCGTGGTCCCCGTCATGCGCAGGTTGATTTCGATGGCATAGTGTCGCCAGTCACCCGCAGGCGCCTTGACGGTGACGAAGTCCACGGCCACGCGCCCTACGCAACCGCGATCGCGTAGGACTTCCCCGACTGCGAGCGCATCTTTTTGGATCTGCCTGCGATAGGCGTCGTCAGCGGGAAACCGACAGCCCAAGTAGAGCTGTCCATCGAGCCCTCCAAGCAGCTGATCGTGGGTGCTCATGGCCTGCAGGTCACCCCGAGGATTGATGCGAAGCTGCACGCTGGGGCTTCGCTTGTCGCTGCCCTCGAGGAATGCCTCGACGACGCCGCCCAGCTCACCGAGCGCATCTCGAAAGCGTGGCCAAGTCTCCGTCGGCCCCATGAACCGCAGCTGGGGCAACGCTGCCAAGACAGCGTCGACACGAGCCGCGTGGCCCGCTTTGCCAGGTGCGGCGGCGAGCAGTTCG
The nucleotide sequence above comes from Polyangiaceae bacterium. Encoded proteins:
- a CDS encoding peptide ligase PGM1-related protein; protein product: MKDKPADVPDIPRSPKVPTLPPRRSRHSSLLPPAPASEEHEHHQFTLLQRTLVDRWLALHQIESEPRDVVVVPSLSLDGFQLSAIPGITHYEERMLFTMGLLRNPRARLVYVTSQPLHPAMLDYYLALIGGIPTAHARSRLTIMSCYDTSPRPLTEKILERPRLMRRIRDSIDPDRAHLTVFTVSDRERSLAVRLGIPLYGVDPSLLHLGTKTGSRRVFRAAGVPMAPGAEDLHSEGEVAEAIANLWEEDPKLQRFVVKLNQGFSGEGNAILPVGDELLAAAPGKAGHAARVDAVLAALPQLRFMGPTETWPRFRDALGELGGVVEAFLEGSDKRSPSVQLRINPRGDLQAMSTHDQLLGGLDGQLYLGCRFPADDAYRRQIQKDALAVGEVLRDRGCVGRVAVDFVTVKAPAGDWRHYAIEINLRMTGTTHPIMTLKLLNDGVYDEESGLYITRRGEPRFYVSTDNLMKPHYRGLLPDDVLDIAAVQDVHYQPWNETGVVFHLLGAVSQFGKIGLTAIGSSPEQAEQYYDAAEQALDQGTLGTRSPGTIPPRAPGA
- a CDS encoding Ku protein, with translation MGARAIASGTISFGLVAIPVKLYTAASSEQARFNMLHEKCGGRLKMQFYCPTDDEVVERKDTVKGYEYAKGQFVRFTEEELKSLEAARSGSMEIVEFVPLSAVDFVQVEKSYYLGPDKGGDKPYRLLSQCMVSQEVVAVGRWSARGKEQLVLIRPFGEDGLMLHQLYYANEVRSFADIDTGAVFEFSDAERDLASKLIAQLTHDEFDASRYRDTYEERVRTAVDEKVAGAEITIAPEAPKAKIIDLFEALKKSLSEAQAAGANDELPPLKPVKKVRTKAAEDGEKRTKKKKAARS
- a CDS encoding diguanylate cyclase, with amino-acid sequence MKVLIADDDPITRAVLSRRLGASGYQIIMVESGDAAMAILESDPEIRIALLDWEMPGASGVDVCRFIRAQDRDHYCYVVLITSRDENEDVLNGLNAGADDYVMKPINAVVLELRLRAAWRMLSMQDELLRARDALRIEAMHDALTGLLNRGALRRALEQEVARGNRSGQAVSVVLADVDLFKQVNDTHGHAAGDVVLKSVADCLKAGVRGYDTVARYGGEEFVVLLPECEWRGASRVAERARESIEALQVVLPHTTISVTSSFGVASTTQVRVSDAAELVAAADRALYRAKRRGRNRVELATPEDFQRIAPLSGAPIHG
- a CDS encoding Smr/MutS family protein, which gives rise to MAGADEDDPVVLEIEDSIDLHGFEPRDIPSVVVSYLEAAREKGLHEVRLIHGKGKGVQRARVRQVLDGLSWVIEYRNAPETRGGFGATLVWLEP
- a CDS encoding Hpt domain-containing protein, encoding MAAVQPSGMPCIATPNQVPSFDVENLLQQLAGDRELMRLILETFRSEWPRRLAGIRATLEGGDQSALIRHAHTLKGNARQLSAAEAAAASARVEHLARSGALCSGSPDLDQLEATLRRLDQDILRELGSS